The DNA window ATAAAATAAAAGCATTACAAAGAATGTGACATTATCGGATGTATAATTGGGTAATAGTAATAAGGAAAATGATTTATAGACATAATGGCATTGCCATAATAGGGTTAAAAGAGTAATTTAagattatattatatttataattaaatttatgttatacacaaatattattttacccTTATAATAATGAAACGCTTGTCTTGCTTTTAATTAAGGAATGTATTGTGAGTGTGTTAATGAGCTTTGTTAAATTAAGTGCCTAacatttaattacattttaaagTTTTGTATTTCATTAGTTGTCAagctctctctcttcttttctaTTTATTGTTTATCAATAAattcttattttccttttctcCAATTATAGTTTTCTATAAACAaattctcattttcttcttctcccattATAAGTCTCCATCAACAAATTATTTCTTCACCAGTTTGCTTAATTCTAATTTtctataacaataaaaaaaagtatatacAATATTTTATCACCTATAGATTACAATGTACATTTGTTTAATTCCATTTGCTTTGTCACTTCCCAAATTAAAATTCTTTATGTAAATTAAAAATGCCTATTTGATCCATTCGGATCCCTCTGCAGCTTCTAGAGCAAATTTCAAAAAGCATCTATTTGCAAAACTTTAAATTTCTTGATTCTTAATTTTAGAATGTTATAATTGAAcctcaataattaaaaaaaaataattgcatGTTCTTAACCaatctatttaatattttacgTTATATAGTTCATAATTTCTCATGttctttataaaatattaaagttcTTAGTTCGAtccattatattataaaacaaattagAATTTAATATGTGATGTGTTAGTACTAATTGAGTTGAGAGTTTTGATTTaagaattttataattatgattttaattatttaattttcacaatttcattttctataaaTTCTTAACTTTTGGAATTACAGTCGAaccaagataaaaaaaaactcacgTGCTCGTAACTcatctatttaatattttaaagatatataattaatatttttaaaattttttaatggAATAGTAGATATTTTTAGTTCAATCAGAAAATAATAGTACATGATCTTAACTTGTTTATTTAATATCTTAAAGATATTTAGTTAAAAAATTTCCTTTATTTATAAAATGGAGTTATTGGCTCAATGCTCTATAACATACATCAAAACTTAAATTGATATAtgatttattaataataattaaatttagatttcaagtttaagatttttataatttaatattaactttttcatttttcaatattaaattcttaattttggAACGTTATGGCGAACCTCTATCAAAAAAATAACCACATATATTTTTAGCTCATTTATTAAATGTTCTAAAGCTTCATAGTTAATTTACCATGCAATAAATTAAGATttgatatataatattatattgataATATTTGAGTtcacatttttaattatataaatttcataactttgatttaatttttaattgtgaattttttaattcttaatattttaaataaggaGAAAATTGTACAACTTGTAGAatataccaaaaatgaaaaagtatATAGTTACATTAATTAAGCATCACTTTAGTTTACCATATTAATTAAAACTTTCTTTACATTAAAATCATCTAAATTATAATTATCCATAATTGCATTGTTAAGGATATATTAGTCAAGATATAAATTATACTTATGGTAAAAAAAATCTAGGGGTATTATGGCATgaagacattatgtctctaaatcactacctagtaataaataaaagcaATAATAAATATGGGTGTTTGGTGGATATAAAGTGAATGTAAAAGTAGGTAGTTAATCAGTTATcagaataaatataaacaatTTGCACTACTAAAATAATGAATACTCCTATTAAATGACTACTAAatgatttacatgtcccaaatTTTCTTTTggtattaattttatttgatgcAGTTTATGTAAGCTAATTACATTTCGGCGTCATAGATTTATTATCGAGCTTGTTTGGTTGTATTCGTTAATATACAAAAGACTGATAACTTTTGAGGGAGTCATCGAGTAACCTAGCCCAAaatatattacatttaaaagATGCTTTGGGTGATAATTGGTCTCATAAAAATTGGCTTTTAAAGGATAGGTTTAGAAGATTTATAAagataatactaataataatactaataataatactaatactaatatataaaatataggGTGTATAAAATTGGCTTCAGTAGTATAATATTATCAGAAATATTTGAACAAAGACTTAATTATATACTTAACTTACTTTTATAAGTACTGTTTTTGGATTATTTTATCACTTTTCTGCCTTATAGAATATTTTAgtttttacattttatttctaccttatttgtttctcttttatccATATTTTTCAATCTCTTTCATCTATTTAATTTCTCTCTCATAGTATTTTTATATTCTTCATTTTTCctcaatttcatttatattgcaaaagtaaaattttaatgtacatgtcaaattagaatatatttaaaaaattatttcaaataaaaaattataaatattaaaaaaaatactttaagACTttatgtaaatattaaaaattataaatatgcaTTCATTAGAACTAATTTGGATAATTTGAACCCTTGCCAATGCTCCCTCCATCCTATAAGATACTTGGGCCCTTGCCaatactccctccctcctaTAACGTACTTTTTTACAAGGTAAAAAGACAAATTattaatgagaaaaaataattaaagtatgaaTGTCAccttattataaaaaaattaaaattaaaaaatacatattattaTGAAcggactaaaaataaaaaaaaatcaaaattaaaaaatatatattattatgaACGGactaaaaagtgaaaaaagtaAATACACTTGGAGAAAAAAGTAAATACACAATAGGAGTATATAGTTTTGGTTGGATGACTCAAATAGCCTGACATATAACATGCATCCGTGTCATTACGATATCGTCTTGATACAAACATTCAATCCTAGTgcacttcaaattttcacttTCAATACGAAGTgctttctttaaaaaaattgaaaaaccaaCCTTCCAATTAACTTGCATCTTTCCCAGAATCACAGTTTTCGACAATGACAATATAGATAAAACTTTGGTAAGGTAATGCAAGCACAAGAAAAGAGACAAAAGTCAAATCCAACAATGACTACAAACTAAAATATAAACCATAAAACCACACTTGCCCACCCTAAAGCCTAGAGTGAAAGCGAGGCTTAACCATGCTGCTACTCATATGGACCATTGACAGAGTTGTAGCAGTATCCATATCATTTATAAGATGCTCTGTCTTCCCAACTTCCTTGATCCAACCGGGTTCGAGGATTGATCTCGGAAAGCTGCAACTGCTAGAGAAGCTACTGTAGAGAATCGAACCTCCTTTTGCGAGAGAATCATAGCTCCTTTCTCTGCAGAAGTATCCCTTCACATCCAAAGCGATTTCTGGATTCAAACATTTGTCACCAACACAAGTATGCAAGGCCACAGAAAACTTTGCAGGCCTAAAGCATGCCAACACCTTCTCGACCGTCTGACTAAGATCAAGTACTCTGAAATCATAACCAGCAGCCTCAAAACTTGCATAACTGAACCCATCTTCTGGTGTCACATGAATATTCGAGATTGCACTTCCTTCTATAGAATTCATGGAGTAGCCACAGggatcaaaatcaaaatcacagATCTTGGACCCAGGAAGAATTTTCCTGATACCTGAAGCTTCTGTCATGACAGCTGCAGAGCTAGAGTGTTTCTTGAAAAACACAGAAGCCTTCTTCTTGTCCAAGTTGGTCATGCAAACCTCTAAGGTATTAACGGGAGCCATATTGCTGGTTGCTCGAGCACAAGCAGAGTAAGTGTGCCATTTCCCATGTCCATCAGCACCACCAGTCACAGAGGCCTTGCTGCTCAGGCCGCGTTTGCTAAAATAGCTATCGAGAACAGCCACTTCATCACTAAAGTGACGGTGTGGAAATGGCTGAGCACTTGGGAATATGAATGTTCCACGAGTGTATATAACAGAGCTCACAGTAAGTCCAAGTGAATCAGCAAACTTAAGGATGGGAGGGACTGAAAGCAGCAGTTTAGTTGTCCCGCAAGTTTTCACTATTATCTTGTATGGGTACACGAAAAGGCTAGACTCAGACAGGACATATGAATCAACTTCAGTGTTCTTTAAGGAGGATACGATGGTGCATTGCGCTGGCTCGAGTATTTCATCCAACTGATCTTTTGAAAGCGAGCGGAGCCCATGGGCTCTAGGATCAGCAATTACTCCAGGCTCACGGAATGAAATCTCGAGTCTTTTCTCATAACCTTCAAATCCAATTGCCGAGATAGGTGAGGCCATTTTTCTGTCAGTGAGGAAGCACTGCTGTATGGAAGCAGGGATAACAAGGAAGAGggaataaaagaaagaaagcagGTAGGAGACTGTTCTCCTGAACCACTTAGACGTGGTTTATTGCTCAAGCGTGGTGAATCTCAGGATGGTCTCCGAGCACACTGTTGttaaacacaaataaataaaagatataACTAATTGAGTAAATAAGAAGCAGAATCAAAATCATGTGGGGGGAAAGAAGTAACACTAACGTTGGAGTAGGCAGCAGATCTGAATCTCTTAATTCCTCCACGTGGTCGAACGTCTTCAATGCTGTAAGTGAGGGGAGCTTCGAAGCATAAggatttactactactactactactagacTTCTTTTTACCTCCCTTGGACTCCATATTTCATTCAATTCTTCCTGTAGTAATCAaacaaaattcagaaaaaaaaattaatacatggAGGGTTTAAAACAGCAAAAGAAAAAGCACATAAACAACCTCCGCTCCATAAAATTCTAGAGACAACAAGAAATATAGCCCACGAGAATTGTAATCTTACATTTTTTACATAAGACCAACCATAACCACCAGAAAGTGGAGAAGGAACAAGTAATCACAACAAGTCTTATTATCAAATTCTTTTCCAGAGTATGGTTTTTATTTGCGGTACGGTTACAAATGTTGCAGATGTATACCGAAAAGAGAAAGAAACAGTAACTAAATTCTCCAACACCGTTCACAATTTCTAAGATGAATACAGATATGCATATGTTGCAGAATATATGTAAGCAATTTTAAGCTCACGATTGAAAAGGTTACTTGCATTTTCACCTTAATAAAGAATAGTACCATTTTTTCAGAAAGATGCAACTAATTCCCTCAAAATATTCACAAACCCTACCAGCAGAAATCAAATCTCATCGACCAAACCGATTCATTGCAAACGCAAAACAAATTTCAACATATTAATATTATTCAAAAAACACCAAATAACGATATAGGATGGTCAATTTGGCAGAATATcaaagaaaaaagaatcgtaTTCACAACCAAGGCACGAAAACAAAACGACGGATGAAATTTGATTACTCACAAGTAATACCGATTGATAAAAGGAGGATTCAACAAGACCGTCAAGATCTACTTTATCGCAGGAGGATGAAGAACGAAGCCTAAAATTCAACAGAGATCGGAAATCATGAATATAAAAATCATATGCAGTTAGatgaaaacaaacaagataAAAGCGAGAGAAACCTAGAGATTGAGTTGAAGGCGGATGAAGTTGGAAGCCGAGGACAAACGTAAATTGAAAAGAGAGGGTTTGGAAAGAGAGAAAAGAGGGAATTTGTAGAGAGCGTTAGGGTTGAAATTAGAAGGGGTGGCGTGAGGTGATAGggatgaaaataaaatattagaataGGTTAAGCAAGTGGCGGGCATTAGAGTGTAGATGAGTTCGCCACGTCGTTTTTTCATATACTTTGAaggattcaaaatcaaaataatcaacataaataaaatgaatcaCCCCTCAACTCAATCTAGTGCACACCTAAATAAGTGCAAGAGCATTCACGGGGCGCCCCATCGATCAGCATCGAAATTGGGCGTCTATTGTGCACTAAGCACCGATCAGTCCCCACCGCCGTCCGGTTGTCCACACCCTTGTGAGATGGGCACCGAGATCGTCCGGTtgtctcttttttattttgttttattccttTTATATCTAAGGGTGGGAATACAGATATCGGGTATTGGATTTATCCGTAACCGACCCAATACCTGCTGGGTATTGGGTATCCAATATCCACTTTTATGGGATTCAGTATTGAAATTTAAGATAATTCAGGTATTGGGTAACCTGAATGAGTATCTGGAATCACCCGAATAcccaatttattattttaagtatttttataaattaggtttagtcATTTCGGTCTTCAAGAATCGGGctaatttatttactaatttCAACTTTCTCTAAATGATGGAGACACACCCAAGCttatctacaaggacaagaagatagatctattgatcattcaaagtgggccaattacaagagctagagttaagaagataaaggagtccatgttgcttttagcTGCTGAAATAAAAACTCAATTCCAAGActattctacattgggccaagtggtgaatattattcaagttagtgggcagcccaaggcatgaagtttggaggcactacatatcacattttggaggccctcgtccaagttggagtagtcaaaactagggctgggaaaatataccgaaataccgcacttaccgtaccgaaaaaataccgaaaataccgaatttttggtataccgtccttttcggtacggtatcataccgtaccgacagttttaggtacggtaaaggtatgcagtttgcatataccgcggtatacagcatcataccgcaattgcggtatggttcggtatgatgcggtataccgcaaatacggtatataccgcagatATATACCtgggtttttaatttttatttggatttttcttTAATCGAGAAATTAGGATTAAGAGTTAATCTGTTGACGTGGGTGATTACTCATTCTTTAGTCATACGCGCGCTATATAGATTATcgaatagtagtaattattttattgatgaaattttgaataagtttacaatatttgcaaaattaatttaacattTGGCAGTATTATGAAGAATTGAAGATCATATAtgtaattcaattcaaaattaagGCCATAAgctatttttcattaattagttTGTGTAGTTGTTGACCTACTAACCACTAATACGGCGTATTTAGACGTTTAACACGTCACTATATTACTGTATTTCGTACGTTCACATGATGTGGTGCATTTTATTTTGATACTACctctttttataaaaaaaatagaaacatttgaaatgacacaagttttaattcacaattaataaaataaaataaaagaattgataaagtaagagatataatatactccatccaattcaatgaaaaataataatttatggccttatattttaataaaatatgagatgaGGTATAATGTACTCCATCCATCTTtcaaaaatagtttcattttattattttagactGTCTCACAAAATtgatcaatttaaaaaaaatcaccacaCATTACACTACTTATAAGTTTAAGTTGAGTCTCACTATTCATAAACACTTCTtcatttattattctttttttcatatttaactaaatttatattaaaactcgcATAGTCCATAAAATCTTTACTTTTAAGGAACTAATGAggtagaataaagaaaaataaataaagtacttgaaaattaaattttcatttttattaaaaagaataaatatggagtatcatTTCATTTGGACGTTCCAACtgttttttacattaaaatgataatttacattaaaactcgcaaagtcaaactatcattttatgatgcaaaagtatcattttatcatccaaaaatctaaaactatcattatgaaacaaaagtatcattttatcatttgaaactatcattttatcccctcaaactataattttatgatgcaaaagtatcattttatcatccaaaaatctaaaactatcattatgaaactaaagtatcattttatcatttgaaactatcattttattccatcaaagtatcattttatcatccaaaaatctaaaactatcattatgaaacaaaagtatcattttatcatttgaaactatcattttatcccctcaaactatcattttatgatgcaaaagtatcatattatcatccaaagaactaaaactatcattatgaaacaaaaatatcattttatcatttgaaactatcattttgtcccctcaaactatcattttatgatgcaaaagtaccattttatccaaccaaagaactcaaacaatcaatttatcatgcaaaagtatcattttatcatttgaaactatcattttgtcccctcaaactatcattttatgatgcaaaagtattattttatcatcaaaaattctaaaactatcattatgaaacaaaagtaccattttatcatttgaaactatcattttgtcccctcaaactatcattttatgatgtaaaagtatcattttatcatccaaaaatctaaaactattattctttttttcatacttaactaaatttacattaaaactcgcatagtccataaaatctttatttttaaggaactaatgaggtagaataaagaaaaataaataaagtacttgaaaattaaattttcatttttattaaaaagaataaatatggagtatcatTTCATTTGGACGTTCCAACTATTGTTTacattaaaatgataatttacatTAAACTTGCAtagtcaaactatcattttatgatgcaaaagtatcattttatccaaccaaagaactcaaacaatcaatttatcatgcaaaagtatcattttatcattttaaactatcattttgtcccctcaaactatcattttatgatgcaaaagtatcattttatcatccaaaaatctaaaactatcattatgaaacaaaagtatcattttatcatttgaactatcattttatcccctcaaactatcattttatgatgcaaaagtatcattttatcatccaaaaatctaaaactatcattatgaaacaaaagtatcattttatcatttgaaactatcattttatcccctcaaactatcattttatgatgcataagtatcattttatcatccaaataactaaaactatcattataaaacaaaaatatcattttatcatttgaaactatcattttgtcccctcaaactatcattttatgatgtaaaagtatcattttatcatccaaataACTAAAACTATCaattatcatgcaaaagtatcattttatcatttgaaactatcattttgtcccctcaaactatcattttatgatgcaaaagtatcattttatcatccaaaattctaaaactatcattatggaacaaaagtattattttatcatttgaaactatcattttatccctcaaactatcattttatgatgcaaaagtatcattttatcattcaaaaatctaaaactatcattatgaaacaaaagtatcatttaatcAGATTATCCATAGTGTTTAAGAACGAAATTAATCAATGTCAATAT is part of the Salvia splendens isolate huo1 chromosome 22, SspV2, whole genome shotgun sequence genome and encodes:
- the LOC121786488 gene encoding S-adenosylmethionine decarboxylase proenzyme-like — translated: MASPISAIGFEGYEKRLEISFREPGVIADPRAHGLRSLSKDQLDEILEPAQCTIVSSLKNTEVDSYVLSESSLFVYPYKIIVKTCGTTKLLLSVPPILKFADSLGLTVSSVIYTRGTFIFPSAQPFPHRHFSDEVAVLDSYFSKRGLSSKASVTGGADGHGKWHTYSACARATSNMAPVNTLEVCMTNLDKKKASVFFKKHSSSAAVMTEASGIRKILPGSKICDFDFDPCGYSMNSIEGSAISNIHVTPEDGFSYASFEAAGYDFRVLDLSQTVEKVLACFRPAKFSVALHTCVGDKCLNPEIALDVKGYFCRERSYDSLAKGGSILYSSFSSSCSFPRSILEPGWIKEVGKTEHLINDMDTATTLSMVHMSSSMVKPRFHSRL